Proteins encoded in a region of the Longimicrobium sp. genome:
- the rplD gene encoding 50S ribosomal protein L4: MLSARFFNAAGEPGESVQLPVELFDGIVHQAALHQTIKAFLANQRQGNAATKTRAHVSGGKRKPWRQKGTGRARQGSIRAPHWRGGGVVFGPHPRSYRQDIPKKVKALARRSAFNQRAINEEITVIASLAMEAPKTKRVAELLGKMGVAGAKRVLVLTNGSQETVYRSVRNIPNVEVMPFAQASAYDVLRARQLVIEASALDAVRSSTEEVAHA, translated from the coding sequence ATGCTTTCCGCACGCTTTTTCAACGCCGCCGGCGAGCCGGGCGAGTCGGTACAGCTTCCTGTGGAGCTGTTCGACGGCATCGTGCACCAGGCCGCGCTGCACCAGACGATCAAGGCGTTCCTGGCCAACCAGCGCCAGGGCAACGCCGCAACCAAGACCCGCGCGCACGTGAGCGGGGGCAAGCGCAAGCCGTGGCGCCAGAAGGGCACCGGCCGCGCGCGCCAGGGCTCCATCCGTGCTCCGCACTGGCGGGGCGGCGGTGTGGTGTTCGGGCCACACCCGCGCTCGTACCGCCAGGACATCCCCAAGAAGGTGAAGGCCCTCGCGCGCCGCTCCGCGTTCAACCAGCGGGCGATCAACGAGGAGATCACCGTCATCGCCAGCCTGGCGATGGAGGCCCCGAAGACCAAGCGGGTCGCGGAGCTGCTGGGGAAGATGGGAGTGGCCGGCGCCAAGCGCGTGCTGGTGCTGACCAACGGGAGCCAGGAGACGGTGTACCGCTCGGTCCGCAACATCCCGAACGTGGAAGTGATGCCCTTTGCGCAGGCCTCGGCCTACGACGTGCTGCGCGCGCGCCAGCTGGTGATCGAGGCGTCCGCGCTGGACGCGGTCCGCAGCAGCACCGAAGAGGTGGCCCATGCGTAA
- the rpsJ gene encoding 30S ribosomal protein S10 — MAGKIRIRLKGFDHAVIDQTTADIVRTAEKTGATISGPIPLPTRIQRWTVLRSPHVDKKSREQFELKTHKRVIDILDSRPQTVDALTKLDLPAGVDVEIKVD; from the coding sequence ATGGCAGGGAAGATCCGTATCCGGCTGAAGGGCTTCGATCACGCGGTGATCGACCAGACCACGGCCGACATCGTACGCACGGCGGAGAAGACGGGCGCCACCATCAGCGGCCCCATCCCCCTCCCCACGCGCATCCAGCGGTGGACCGTGCTCCGGTCGCCGCACGTGGACAAGAAGAGCCGCGAGCAGTTCGAGCTGAAGACCCACAAGCGCGTCATCGACATCCTCGACTCGCGCCCGCAGACCGTCGACGCCCTCACCAAGCTGGATCTTCCGGCCGGTGTGGACGTCGAGATCAAGGTCGACTGA
- the rplC gene encoding 50S ribosomal protein L3, translating into MSGIIGRKLGMTQIFDEAGTVVPVTVIQAGPCPVVQVRTAERDGYSAVQLGFGAQKDVRVNNAEKGHATKAGLEAAPAVLKEFRFEENAPEVGGTVTVEGFERGGRVKVTGVTKGRGFQGVVKRHGFGGGRASHGATRVHRAPGSIGAGTNPSRVIKGKRMPGHMGDAQQTVRNLLVAKIDAERNLLYVRGAVPGPVNGVVFIQKQ; encoded by the coding sequence ATGTCAGGAATCATCGGACGCAAGCTGGGGATGACCCAGATCTTCGACGAAGCGGGCACCGTGGTACCCGTGACCGTCATCCAGGCCGGCCCCTGCCCCGTGGTGCAGGTGCGGACCGCCGAGCGCGACGGCTACAGCGCGGTTCAGCTCGGCTTCGGCGCGCAGAAGGACGTGCGCGTGAACAACGCGGAGAAGGGGCACGCCACCAAGGCCGGCCTCGAGGCCGCCCCGGCGGTGCTCAAGGAGTTCCGCTTCGAGGAGAACGCTCCCGAAGTGGGCGGCACCGTGACGGTGGAAGGGTTCGAGCGCGGCGGCCGCGTCAAGGTGACCGGCGTGACCAAGGGCCGCGGCTTCCAGGGCGTGGTCAAGCGCCACGGCTTCGGCGGCGGGCGCGCCTCGCACGGCGCCACGCGCGTGCACCGCGCCCCCGGCTCCATCGGCGCGGGCACCAACCCGTCGCGCGTCATCAAGGGGAAGCGCATGCCCGGCCACATGGGCGACGCGCAGCAGACGGTTCGCAACCTCCTGGTGGCCAAGATCGACGCAGAGCGCAACCTGCTTTACGTGCGCGGCGCGGTGCCGGGCCCCGTGAACGGCGTCGTTTTCATCCAGAAGCAGTAG